From the genome of Kaistella daneshvariae, one region includes:
- a CDS encoding adenosylcobalamin-dependent ribonucleoside-diphosphate reductase — protein sequence MEATLSSKKTMTYTYDEAFQASLKYFDGDDLAAKVWVSKYALKDSDGNIYEQNPADMHHRIASEIARVEAKYPKALSEEKVFDLIKKFKYIIPQGSPMTGIGNNFQIASLSNCFVIGSGTDSDSYGSIMKIDEEQVQLMKRRGGVGHDLSHIRPKGSAVKNSALTSTGLVPFMERYSNSTREVAQDGRRGALMLSVSVNHPDSEDFVNAKLEQGKITGANISVRIDDEFMKAVVSKENYTQKYPIHSKNPKFQKEIKAVELWNKIIHNAWKSAEPGILFWDTIINESLPDCYADLGYETVSTNPCGEIPLCPYDSCRLLAVNLFSYVENPFTKKAKFNFELFKEHVGYAQRMMDDIIDLEIEKIDAILAKISADPEGEEIKATEKNLWLKIRQKTIEGRRTGVGITAEGDMLAALNIQYGSKEGNEFSTLVHKSLALAAYRSSVEMAKERGAFAIYDAKREEKNPFVLRLKEADPELYEDLKKHGRRNIALLTIAPTGSTSLMSQTTSGIEPVFLPVYKRRRKVNPNDQDIRVDFVDEVGDSWEEYLVFHHRFKEWMEVQGIDTDKNYSQEELNKIIEQSPYYKATSNDVDWLSKVEMQGAIQKWVDHSISVTINVPHDATEELVNKLYIKAWEVGCKGVTVYRDGSRSGVLISADDKNEEKAEMITPVFPTKRPHILEADVVRFQNNKEKWIAFVGLIEGKPYEIFTGLAEDEEGIAVPRWVNEGVIIKNQDENGKSRYDFQFKNLRGYKTTIEGLSHKFKPEFWNYAKLISGTLRHGMPIENAVELINRLELDSESINNWKAGVARALKRYIPDGTEATGKCSNCGSDQVVYQEGCLTCKNCGNSKCG from the coding sequence ATGGAAGCAACTTTATCTTCAAAAAAAACGATGACTTATACTTACGATGAAGCTTTTCAGGCTTCCTTAAAATATTTCGATGGTGATGATCTCGCCGCAAAAGTTTGGGTCAGCAAATATGCCTTAAAGGATTCGGACGGCAATATTTACGAGCAAAACCCGGCAGATATGCACCACAGAATTGCCTCTGAGATTGCACGTGTGGAAGCAAAATATCCAAAAGCACTTTCTGAGGAAAAAGTTTTCGACCTCATCAAAAAATTCAAATATATCATTCCGCAAGGAAGTCCGATGACCGGAATTGGCAACAATTTCCAAATTGCGTCGCTTTCTAACTGTTTTGTAATTGGTAGTGGGACGGACAGCGACTCTTACGGCAGCATTATGAAAATTGATGAAGAGCAGGTGCAGCTCATGAAACGCCGTGGTGGGGTAGGTCACGACCTTTCACACATCCGGCCGAAAGGTTCTGCGGTGAAAAATTCCGCGTTGACTTCAACAGGTTTGGTGCCGTTTATGGAAAGATATTCGAATTCCACGCGCGAAGTCGCACAGGACGGTCGTCGTGGCGCGTTGATGCTTTCGGTTTCCGTAAATCATCCGGATTCTGAAGATTTTGTAAATGCAAAGTTGGAACAGGGAAAAATTACCGGCGCGAATATATCGGTGAGAATTGATGATGAATTTATGAAAGCCGTGGTTTCAAAGGAAAACTACACTCAGAAATATCCAATTCACAGCAAAAATCCAAAGTTTCAAAAGGAAATAAAAGCGGTGGAATTGTGGAATAAAATCATCCACAACGCCTGGAAATCTGCCGAACCCGGAATTCTTTTCTGGGATACAATTATCAATGAATCTTTGCCGGATTGTTACGCAGATCTCGGCTACGAAACAGTTTCCACGAATCCGTGTGGTGAAATTCCGTTGTGTCCTTACGATTCATGCCGACTTTTAGCGGTGAATTTATTTTCCTATGTTGAAAATCCGTTTACGAAAAAAGCGAAATTTAATTTTGAACTTTTCAAGGAACACGTTGGTTACGCACAGCGCATGATGGATGATATCATCGATCTGGAAATTGAAAAAATTGACGCTATTTTGGCCAAAATTTCCGCAGATCCTGAAGGTGAAGAAATCAAGGCGACGGAGAAAAATTTGTGGTTAAAAATCCGCCAGAAAACCATCGAAGGTCGCAGAACCGGTGTTGGAATCACCGCAGAAGGCGATATGCTGGCTGCTTTGAATATCCAATACGGCAGCAAAGAAGGAAATGAGTTTTCGACTTTGGTTCACAAATCTTTAGCATTAGCAGCGTACCGCTCATCTGTAGAAATGGCGAAAGAGCGCGGCGCGTTTGCAATTTATGATGCCAAAAGAGAAGAAAAAAATCCTTTTGTTTTGAGACTGAAAGAAGCTGATCCGGAACTGTATGAAGATTTAAAAAAACACGGCAGAAGAAATATTGCGTTACTGACGATTGCGCCAACGGGAAGTACGTCATTAATGTCGCAAACGACCTCGGGCATTGAGCCTGTCTTTTTACCGGTTTATAAAAGACGCCGAAAAGTTAATCCGAATGATCAGGATATCCGCGTAGATTTTGTAGATGAAGTCGGCGATTCCTGGGAAGAATATCTGGTTTTTCACCACCGTTTTAAAGAGTGGATGGAAGTTCAGGGCATTGATACCGACAAAAATTATTCTCAGGAAGAATTGAACAAAATTATTGAGCAGTCACCTTACTATAAAGCAACTTCCAACGACGTCGATTGGTTAAGCAAAGTTGAAATGCAGGGCGCCATTCAAAAATGGGTGGATCATTCGATATCGGTGACGATTAATGTGCCGCATGACGCGACTGAAGAACTGGTGAATAAGCTTTATATCAAAGCCTGGGAAGTAGGCTGTAAAGGCGTAACCGTTTACCGTGATGGTTCGCGTTCCGGTGTTTTGATTTCCGCAGATGATAAAAATGAGGAAAAAGCCGAAATGATCACTCCGGTTTTCCCGACCAAAAGACCGCATATTTTAGAAGCTGATGTGGTGCGTTTTCAAAATAATAAAGAAAAATGGATTGCTTTTGTGGGTTTGATTGAAGGAAAACCTTACGAGATTTTCACCGGTCTGGCGGAAGACGAGGAAGGAATTGCGGTGCCGCGCTGGGTGAATGAAGGCGTCATTATTAAAAACCAGGATGAAAACGGAAAATCGCGCTACGACTTCCAATTTAAAAACCTGCGCGGCTATAAAACTACGATAGAAGGACTTTCGCATAAATTTAAACCTGAATTCTGGAATTA
- a CDS encoding glycosyltransferase, translating to MKKTVILFILPDLEMGGAERIVTTIANHLPRETYEPKILLLRKEGGYLEILKDDVEIIDIKTPRIRNSLIPILKVLKSRKPDIVFSGFGEINAYLALFIKIFPKIKFVARETNVVSQHVTRKEIRFFYRFYNNYDQIICQSDDMKNDLIENFNIKPRKLIKINNPVDFDFINEKLERAEKPETFKDDFKNVVAIGNLSPRKGFDNLLKVFSHLNGEKTLLHILGDGRDKELLQQIKKDLGLENVIFHGQQKNPYQYLKFADLFVLSSRYEGFPNVLLEAGACGTYSLANNCPGGIFEIIHDGINGEIADIEKTADFAAKISSLLQENHESSAIKNSISSRFSKDIILKEYEKVFQNL from the coding sequence ATGAAGAAGACCGTCATTTTATTTATACTTCCGGATTTGGAAATGGGCGGTGCAGAGCGCATTGTGACGACAATTGCCAATCATTTACCGCGCGAAACCTACGAACCGAAAATTCTTTTACTTCGCAAAGAAGGCGGTTATCTGGAAATTCTAAAAGATGATGTTGAAATTATTGACATTAAAACACCGAGAATCCGCAATTCTTTAATTCCGATTTTAAAGGTTTTAAAAAGCAGAAAACCTGATATCGTCTTCAGCGGTTTTGGTGAAATTAACGCTTATTTGGCATTATTTATCAAGATTTTTCCGAAAATTAAATTTGTCGCGCGCGAAACCAATGTCGTTTCACAACACGTGACGCGAAAAGAAATTCGCTTTTTCTATCGGTTTTACAACAACTACGATCAAATCATTTGTCAGAGCGACGACATGAAAAATGATCTTATTGAAAATTTCAACATTAAACCGAGGAAATTAATCAAAATTAATAATCCGGTAGATTTTGATTTCATTAATGAAAAGTTGGAACGTGCAGAAAAACCGGAAACCTTTAAAGATGATTTTAAAAATGTCGTAGCTATTGGAAATCTTTCCCCCAGAAAAGGTTTCGACAATTTGCTGAAAGTTTTTAGCCATTTAAATGGGGAAAAAACTCTACTTCATATTTTAGGTGACGGTCGCGATAAAGAATTGCTTCAGCAGATAAAAAAGGATTTGGGTTTGGAAAATGTAATTTTCCACGGACAGCAGAAGAATCCCTATCAATACCTGAAATTTGCGGATCTTTTTGTTCTCTCGTCGCGTTACGAAGGTTTTCCGAATGTGCTTTTGGAAGCGGGCGCGTGTGGCACCTATTCTTTGGCAAATAACTGCCCGGGTGGCATTTTCGAAATTATTCACGATGGTATCAATGGTGAAATTGCTGATATTGAAAAAACTGCCGATTTTGCGGCAAAAATTTCTTCGCTTCTACAGGAGAATCACGAATCCAGTGCTATTAAAAATTCTATTTCTTCGCGGTTTTCGAAAGATATTATTTTGAAAGAATACGAAAAAGTTTTCCAGAATTTGTGA
- the recQ gene encoding DNA helicase RecQ gives MKTTRTDLSKELKKYFGFSTFKGQQETIIKTLLEGEDVFVLMPTGGGKSLCYQLPALISEGTAIVVSPLIALMKNQVDAINGLSSVEGVAHVLNSSLNKTQTKQVFDDIRSGVTKLLYVAPESLIKEEYQEFLKEVKISFVAIDEAHCISEWGHDFRPEYRNLKSIIDKIADVPVIALTATATPKVQDDIQKTLGMNNAVVFKESFNRPNLFYEVRPKVNIDREIVKFINARKGKSGIVYCLSRRKVEEFAQVLQVNGINALPYHAGLDQKTRVMNQDKFLMEEADVIVATIAFGMGIDKPDVRFVIHYDIPKSLESYYQETGRAGRDGGEGYCLAFYDPKDIEKLEKFLAQKPVSEREIGLQLLNEVVGYVETSMSRRQYILYYFGEQFDPKNGLGAEMCDNAVNPPVLKDASNELITLLQLVKDLEEKFKTKDLIAVIVGKENPVTKSYKLETTKHFGIGKKENENFWKTIIRQATVQNFLQKDIETYGVLKLTEKGQKALAEKKENIFFIAEDREYNLEQTKANADKGQSQASGGLDEVLFSQLKELRKTVAKKLGKPPYTIFMDPSLEDMTVQYPITVEEIGNIYGVGDGKAKKYGKEFAEFIKKYVEDNHIERTQDMVMKTVANKSSHKVFIIQSTDKKIDLEDIAKAKNLSMDDLLKEMERIVYQGTKLNIDYYIDENFDEDIVEDFMSFMGESESDSMKILLADFGDDLSDEEVRMLRIKFISDVAN, from the coding sequence ATGAAAACAACCCGTACCGATTTATCCAAAGAGCTCAAGAAATATTTCGGTTTTTCTACATTTAAAGGTCAACAAGAAACCATTATAAAGACGCTGCTGGAAGGTGAAGACGTGTTCGTGCTGATGCCAACCGGTGGGGGAAAATCACTTTGCTATCAATTGCCCGCCCTGATTTCGGAAGGAACAGCAATCGTTGTTTCACCGCTCATCGCGCTGATGAAAAACCAGGTGGATGCCATCAACGGGCTTTCCTCTGTGGAAGGCGTGGCGCATGTGCTGAATTCTTCTTTAAATAAAACCCAGACCAAACAGGTTTTTGATGATATCCGATCTGGCGTGACCAAACTCCTGTACGTTGCGCCAGAATCTTTGATTAAGGAGGAATATCAGGAATTTTTAAAAGAGGTTAAAATTTCGTTTGTCGCCATCGACGAAGCACACTGTATTTCGGAGTGGGGACATGATTTCCGCCCGGAATACCGGAATCTAAAATCGATAATCGATAAAATAGCAGATGTTCCCGTGATCGCTTTAACTGCAACAGCGACGCCAAAAGTTCAGGATGATATCCAGAAAACCTTGGGAATGAATAACGCGGTGGTTTTCAAGGAAAGCTTTAACCGTCCGAACCTTTTTTATGAAGTAAGACCAAAAGTAAATATCGACCGAGAAATTGTAAAATTCATCAATGCACGAAAAGGTAAATCCGGAATTGTGTACTGTTTAAGCCGCCGAAAAGTGGAAGAATTTGCGCAGGTGTTGCAGGTAAATGGAATTAATGCTTTGCCGTATCACGCAGGGTTAGACCAGAAAACGCGCGTCATGAATCAGGACAAATTTCTGATGGAAGAAGCTGATGTGATTGTTGCGACGATTGCTTTCGGAATGGGAATCGATAAACCCGATGTGCGTTTTGTAATCCATTACGACATACCGAAATCGCTGGAAAGTTATTACCAGGAGACCGGCCGCGCCGGAAGAGATGGCGGTGAAGGATATTGTCTGGCATTTTATGACCCGAAAGATATTGAGAAACTTGAAAAATTTTTAGCGCAAAAACCTGTATCCGAGCGCGAAATTGGTTTGCAGCTTTTAAATGAAGTCGTAGGCTATGTAGAAACTTCCATGAGCCGGCGACAATATATTCTGTATTATTTCGGTGAACAGTTCGATCCGAAAAACGGCTTGGGTGCTGAAATGTGCGACAACGCAGTAAATCCGCCGGTGCTGAAAGACGCTTCCAACGAACTCATTACGCTTTTACAGTTGGTGAAAGATTTAGAAGAAAAATTTAAAACCAAAGATTTAATCGCGGTGATTGTCGGTAAAGAAAATCCGGTTACAAAATCGTATAAATTAGAAACCACGAAGCATTTTGGCATCGGGAAAAAAGAAAACGAAAACTTCTGGAAAACAATTATCCGCCAGGCGACGGTGCAGAATTTCCTTCAAAAAGATATTGAAACCTACGGCGTTTTAAAACTTACAGAAAAAGGACAGAAAGCACTTGCAGAAAAGAAAGAAAATATATTTTTTATTGCCGAAGACCGCGAATACAACCTGGAACAAACGAAAGCAAATGCTGATAAAGGTCAATCTCAAGCAAGCGGCGGACTGGATGAAGTTTTGTTTTCGCAGTTGAAAGAACTCCGGAAAACCGTTGCAAAAAAACTTGGAAAACCACCTTATACCATTTTTATGGATCCGAGTTTGGAGGATATGACGGTTCAATATCCAATTACGGTTGAGGAAATTGGGAATATTTACGGCGTTGGCGACGGAAAGGCGAAAAAATACGGGAAGGAATTCGCGGAATTTATCAAAAAATACGTTGAAGATAATCATATCGAGCGCACGCAGGACATGGTGATGAAAACCGTGGCTAATAAGTCGAGCCACAAGGTTTTTATCATTCAAAGTACCGACAAAAAAATTGATCTGGAAGATATTGCCAAAGCAAAAAATCTTTCGATGGACGACCTTCTGAAAGAAATGGAAAGAATTGTTTATCAGGGAACTAAATTGAATATTGATTACTATATCGACGAAAATTTTGACGAAGATATTGTCGAAGATTTCATGTCTTTTATGGGCGAAAGTGAAAGCGACAGCATGAAAATATTGCTGGCGGACTTTGGCGATGATCTAAGCGACGAAGAAGTTCGGATGTTGCGTATTAAATTTATCTCAGACGTAGCAAATTAA
- a CDS encoding KpsF/GutQ family sugar-phosphate isomerase, with product MNTQNILKLAQNAISIEISELESLKNRLDADFVRAVEIIHNTTGKLIIVGIGKSAHVGNKMVATLNSTGTPAQFLHASEAIHGDLGVIQKSDVVLCISNSGNSPEIVALLPFLKDYSSALIGMTGNSQSKLAEFSDVILDTFVEKEACPIKLAPTSSTTVQMALGDALAVCLMELNGFKENDFAKFHPGGSLGKNLTAKVEQFLSPQKPQVSPDSSVRDIIISVSSSKHGITVVTDAEKITGVITDGDLRRMLLSDQDLTVLKAEDIMSKNPKSVDKNSLAKEAMQILKDKNIGQLIVTENGKYFGIIDIHRLLDEGIN from the coding sequence ATGAATACTCAGAACATTCTAAAACTGGCTCAAAATGCGATTTCAATTGAAATCTCCGAGTTGGAATCTCTTAAAAACCGCCTGGATGCAGATTTTGTACGCGCGGTTGAAATCATCCATAATACCACCGGAAAACTCATCATTGTCGGCATTGGCAAGTCTGCACACGTCGGCAATAAAATGGTGGCCACTTTAAATTCCACCGGAACACCCGCACAGTTTCTTCACGCTTCGGAAGCGATTCACGGCGATTTAGGCGTAATTCAAAAGTCTGATGTTGTACTCTGCATTTCAAACTCGGGAAATTCGCCGGAAATTGTTGCACTTTTACCTTTTTTAAAGGATTATTCTTCAGCACTAATCGGCATGACCGGAAATTCACAAAGCAAGTTAGCAGAATTTTCTGACGTTATTTTAGATACTTTCGTAGAAAAAGAAGCCTGCCCGATTAAGCTGGCGCCTACAAGTTCCACCACCGTTCAGATGGCTTTGGGTGACGCTTTGGCGGTTTGCTTAATGGAACTCAACGGTTTTAAAGAAAATGATTTTGCTAAATTCCACCCGGGCGGAAGTTTGGGGAAAAATCTTACCGCAAAGGTCGAGCAGTTTTTATCGCCGCAAAAACCTCAGGTTTCACCGGATTCTTCCGTGCGCGACATAATTATTTCCGTAAGCAGTTCTAAACACGGTATCACGGTAGTGACGGATGCTGAAAAAATTACCGGTGTAATTACCGATGGTGATTTACGGCGGATGCTCCTGAGTGACCAGGATCTCACGGTGCTTAAAGCCGAAGATATTATGAGCAAAAATCCGAAAAGCGTTGATAAAAACTCTTTAGCAAAAGAAGCCATGCAGATTTTAAAAGACAAAAATATCGGCCAGCTAATCGTTACCGAAAACGGAAAATATTTTGGCATTATTGATATTCACCGGCTTTTGGATGAAGGGATTAATTAA